Genomic segment of Apium graveolens cultivar Ventura unplaced genomic scaffold, ASM990537v1 ctg4305, whole genome shotgun sequence:
GCTATTTTCCAGTTAAACCTGGAGTACGATTTCGAGAAATTGGAGAAATTATTAATCGCCATGCTCTAATGTCAGGGTTCTCTGTGGTAAAACATGAAGACCTTTTATCTTTCTCTCTTTATATCCATTTTATTGAACAGTTATATAATGTTATCTTTGTTTTTTTGTGACAATAGGTAAAGTCATATTGTGGTCATGGGATTGGAGAGTTGTTTCATTGTGCTCCAAATATTCCTCACTACGCAAGTATCCTTATAAAAAGCTTCCGTGATTGATATGCTTTCTAATAAGTGCATACAAATTGACATGATAGATGGCTTGCTAATAAGTGCATACAAATTGACATGATAAACCTTGTTAAGTTATTTTAATGGGTGATTCTGTAATGACCTTAACGGAAACAGGAAATAAAATGGTTGGTATAATGAAGCCTGGGCAGACCTTTACCATTGAACCTATGATAAATGCAGGTAAATATTGCTAATTTTGTTATATAAAGAAAACAaatatttattttgttgaatATTTCTTGTTATATAAGAATTGCTAAACATTCTGATTTCAGGTAATTGGCGTGATCGGATGTGGCCTGACGGCTGGACTGCTGTCACAGCAGATGGCAAACGTAGTGCTCAGTTTGAACACACACTTCTGGTAACTGTTCATTTTTACGTTACATTATATAGCAATGTGTTTTGAAAGTGTGCACTTGTAATTAATGCCTTCAACTTGTTATGCATCTCCTCATCTTATTGTGCACTTACATCAATCCCTTCGTCTTGCTATGTATCCTCTCATTTTCCCCACAGCTAGCCTATACACAACTAATAATCACCTTCAATGTATTAGTAGTCCCTCTGGCAATCCTTCGCTTTTATCCTTTCACTTTTGCGGTATTGTTCTAGTCTCTTTTATTAATTCTACTTACGGACATTTGACCAGAATTGCTGTTCCCATATTAAAATAAATCGgattttgataattatttgaCATCAGAAGCTTCCAAGTATATACAACTAAACCATCATTAAGTTTATGAAACATAGAAATctcttaaaaaaaattaatccGTAAGGTTGACTTGTGAAAATTCAAGCATTAATGGTTCTTCCTTTTGTTACGTTTTTCCTTTATATTGTACACATTTGAAAATTTATAACTTCAATATCTTCTTCACTGTTCTCATGGGTACTGTGTATCATAGGTGACAGAAACAGGAGTTGAAGTTCTAACAGCTCGTTTACCTACATCCCCCGACATGTTTCCCTGGTTGAAGTCCTAAATTCTGCACACTATTTTGCACTTGACAAGCAGGATCTCACCATAATGACCCAGCTGGTCTGATATTTTGCCGGATTGATTTTTTTACTTTTCTCTGTTGCAACAGATTGTGCTGTACTTGTATCTTATTAGACGATAGTTTGAAAAAGGTTAAGGAGGATCGAGACAATACTTTATGAACTGACTTGCAAGTTACAACACACAAACACATGAATTTAGCTTGATTTTGCCTAAGACATACCGAGATATTATTTTATCATTCAAGTTTTGGTTTGTGATTATTTCTCAAAAAAATAGTTTTGGCTTGTAGTTACTCCCTCAGTCCCACTGGATTGTTTACGTCATttttcggcacgcttttcaatgctcgtttaaagtataatttcataattttttgttatttttttccggaataaaagttttatgtctaaacttttattaaaaaaattttaaaaaaactatatgaaACTATAATTTATAGAAATCTCGAAATGCGTGTAAAAAGTGAACGTAAACTATCtaacgggacggagggagtatattgCTAGATGTTGCTAGATGTAATGCATTAGTATTATAACATGCTCCTGTATCCTATTGTTTTGTATTAAATCTAAGACATTAAAATGTCACTGGATCACGAAAATCGCTCTATCACATGCGCACTTTCGCTGTCTTCAAGCATGACAAAAGTTGAATGTCAAAGCTCAGTTTGTTTGCTGCCAGAAGTTGACGTTAAATGAGGCCTGCAAAAAGTGCGGTCGAAGAATAATAGCTGGACTTCAAGGCACGACCGGCACTAGTGCATTTAAGCTATACATGTGACGTTTAATTAGTTACTGGTGCAAGTATTAACTTGAACTACTATCAAAGTCAAGCATATTAGCATAAAGACCCCTTTTGTAATTGTAACCGAACTGAATAAATCGCTTAAAATCGATAAAAAAATAAAGCGCATCTTAAAAGATTGCACCGAATTTCGCTATTAACACACGTATATTAGCATGAAGACTCTTTTGTAGCAGAAATCGAACTGAAATCGATAAAATCAATGGAAAACGCATCTTAAGCTATCACGCTGAATTTCCATGACGTTGGTTATAAAATTTTGTAGTGTGCAAATAGTGATCGATGTTGTGAGATCAAACATTAAATGTTGCATTTCTAATAATGTAGCCTTAATGACCTTTTAAACCTGGACCAATATACTTATTTGCCTATGTGGTTTCAAAATGTTCCTTTTCGCCCTTGATTGAAAACGTAAATTTTTAACCTTGGATCGGGAAAAAAATCGAAGGCCCGAGGGAAAAAATCGGTGTAAATAGGGAGATCCAAGATTTAAAAGATACGTTTTCAGTATTTCAAGACTAAAATGAACACTTTGAAATCACATAGATAAATAACTATATTGGTGTAAACCTTGAGCTTCAAAAGATTATTAAGCCAATAAtgtattactgcaagaagataCAAGTATCAAGAAAGTATCAAGAATCTGTGATAAAACCTAAGCATTAATGATGCAATAAATAATACTCCATATATTAACAAGCTTAATTTCCAAATATCCATATATTTATGTAAAGTATATTAACATATATAAAGAAGATAAAGAACAAACATAATTAGGATCCAAGCCAGACGTATTACAAGCAACTCATTACATGAATCAAGGCTTCTTGGCACGGAACGAGGCTCGTTGCCTAGCCGTGTAGCCATTGAACAAAGCTAATGCATTGCTTGTGACTTGTGCTACGTTCAACACCTTAGCTTTAATGGTAGCCTTAACCCTACTGTTAATACTGTAAGTCGAAAAACCATCAATGCAAGCAGTAGCATCAGTTAGGGCAGCACTAACCCAACTCTGAACATTACTTTCGTGCCACAAAAATTGCTTCTCTCCGTCCACGCTCATCTGTCGAAACTCCTTAACCGACTGAGCAATCTGTGTTACTCCGTCATTGATTTGATTTAGACAGTCCTGGACTGCAGCATAATCTGGAGCTCTTCTTTGAAGCTGCTTAGACACTCCGATAACATAAGTCCTCGTGTATCGAGCCCTCGTTAGGCTTACAGACAATGCAACTTGAGCCAGTTGCTGTTGAGTTTGAATTCTTGAGTTAACAAAAGGTAAAAGACCTTGAATACATAGCCTAGTGTATAGAGTTGCTTCGCATTGTTTTTCGACGAAAGCCCTTGATCGAGAACATCTTCTGCAAGCTGGCTCCACCATACCAGAGAGGCAAAAAATGGTTAACAGGATAACCAAAAAAGTGAGGCTGATTAGTGCCATGAGTAGTGTGTGTGACTGAGTTTTCAAGCTCAAAAAATGGTTTTGCTGTTGGTTTAAGAGAGTTTAAGGTGGTTGATGTAAGATGATTTGTGGAGATAGTTGATGTGATGATTATGGAACAATGTTGTGTAGGGTTTATATAGAGATCTTTGCACATGATTCAATTCTTTGACACTTGAATTTGAATTATTTTATATGGTTTTGATCATATTCAGATTTAACACA
This window contains:
- the LOC141701714 gene encoding pectinesterase inhibitor 9-like; protein product: MVEPACRRCSRSRAFVEKQCEATLYTRLCIQGLLPFVNSRIQTQQQLAQVALSVSLTRARYTRTYVIGVSKQLQRRAPDYAAVQDCLNQINDGVTQIAQSVKEFRQMSVDGEKQFLWHESNVQSWVSAALTDATACIDGFSTYSINSRVKATIKAKVLNVAQVTSNALALFNGYTARQRASFRAKKP